Proteins found in one Oreochromis niloticus isolate F11D_XX linkage group LG22, O_niloticus_UMD_NMBU, whole genome shotgun sequence genomic segment:
- the slc30a8 gene encoding zinc transporter 2, whose product MFKSKDPEKFHLVSEEKKRYSTPGSVPNHEILQKDGTGNIKHCHDNSRAQEDRETERKVARKRLYLVSVICLIFMIGEILGGYFAGSLAVMTDAAHLLVDLTSFIISLLSLWLSSRPATHKLSYGWHRAEILGALLSVFTIWLVTGVLVYLAVERLISDDYTIEGDIMLITSGCAVVANIIMAAALNQSGHGHSHGGLSFHGHGHSHKKGRDKNQISNSTHSNDDCTDVEQNHGDHGRRAQQANASVRAAFVHVLGDLLQSISVLVSAIIIFFKPEYKMADPICTFVFSILVLCTTFTILRDILLVLMEGTPSGVKYGEVRDGLLAVKGVTAVHNLHIWALTVNQAVLSAHVAIDESVDAQTVLREMTQACFASYKFHSVTIQMERQADLKPGCTLCEDPKK is encoded by the exons CGTGCCAAACCACGAGATCTTACAGAAAGATGGCACAGGTAACATTAAGCACTGCCATGATAACAGCCGTGCTCAGGAGGATCGAGAGACGGAGAGGAAAGTTGCCAGGAAGAGGCTCTACCTGGTTTCTGTCATCTGCCTGATTTTCATGATTGGTGAAATCCTCG GTGGGTATTTCGCAGGCAGCCTTGCGGTGATGACAGACGCTGCCCACCTGCTGGTGGACTTAACCAGCTTCATCATCAGCCTGTTATCCCTTTGGCTCTCCTCCAGACCAGCTACACACAAACTCAGCTACGGCTGGCACCGTGCAG AGATCCTGGGTGCACTGCTGTCTGTTTTCACCATCTGGCTGGTAACAGGAGTGTTAGTTTACCTGGCCGTGGAGCGCCTCATCAGTGATGACTACACCATCGAGGGAGATATCATGCTCATTACCTCCGGTTGTGCTGTGGTGGCCAATATCAT CATGGCGGCCGCCCTTAATCAGTCCGGCCACGGCCACAGTCATGGTGGGCTCAGCTTTCACGGGCACGGTCACAGTCACAAGAAGGGAAGAGACAAGAATCAGATCTCAAACAGCACACACTCGAATGATGACTGTACGGATGTAGAGCAAAATCATGGTGATCACG GACGGAGAGCTCAGCAGGCCAACGCAAGTGTGCGAGCAGCTTTTGTGCACGTGTTGGGAGATCTTCTCCAGAGCATCAGCGTGCTCGTCAGCGCCATCATTATCTTCTTCAAG CCAGAGTATAAGATGGCTGACCCCATCTGCACTTTCGTGTTCTCCATCCTGGTCTTATGTACCACCTTCACCATCCTGAGAGACATCCTTCTTGTCCTGATGGAAG GTACTCCGTCAGGGGTGAAATACGGTGAGGTGCGAGACGGCTTGTTAGCGGTGAAAGGGGTTACAGCGGTCCACAACCTTCACATCTGGGCTCTCACCGTGAACCAGGCTGTGTTATCGGCACATGTAGCCATAG aTGAGTCAGTGGATGCTCAGACTGTCCTcagagaaatgacacaggctTGTTTTGCCTCCTACAAATTCCACTCCGTTACGATTCAGATGGAGAGGCAGGCCGACCTGAAGCCTGGATGCACACTGTGTGAGGACCCTAAGAAGTAG